Proteins from one Deinococcus sp. AB2017081 genomic window:
- a CDS encoding phosphohydrolase, producing the protein MDEATPPATPQRRATDQKFKLSVQGGTVQDVEGRRLEAPDSAPAGSGQRVVEFTTPRAKLIEEANGAIRSDLAEYPRALAAYDALRGDPEALACWDMANYVTMRKLGYNDHGRVHAFITGAASMAITELLLAGGVKPDIMDSGVGDADDVYLCVILGTMLHDIGNQIHRVGHEAHGVALALPILDRIMTPLYPDPFKRTKVRSFILGAINCHDLNPAPLTLEAGITAVADGTDITKGRGRKAFSLGSVDIHSISALAVDEVVIEQGRSMPVLINVTMNNSGGIFQVEEILAPKVIRTPMRRFVELRAATRPQGDEQILSRVRLDGDHFVMDLDSGERVAVEVKDTQKRAQQAIAEQLGVPSDSR; encoded by the coding sequence ATGGACGAAGCCACTCCCCCCGCCACCCCGCAGCGCCGCGCCACGGATCAGAAATTCAAGCTGAGCGTGCAGGGCGGTACCGTTCAGGACGTCGAGGGCCGCCGTCTTGAGGCCCCGGACAGCGCGCCGGCCGGATCCGGACAGCGCGTCGTGGAATTCACCACCCCCCGCGCCAAGCTGATCGAGGAGGCCAATGGGGCCATCCGTTCCGATCTGGCCGAGTATCCGCGCGCCCTGGCCGCCTACGATGCCCTGCGCGGGGATCCCGAGGCGCTGGCCTGCTGGGACATGGCCAACTACGTGACCATGCGCAAGCTGGGCTACAACGACCACGGGCGTGTCCACGCGTTCATCACGGGCGCGGCCAGCATGGCCATCACCGAACTGCTGCTGGCGGGCGGCGTGAAGCCTGACATCATGGATTCCGGCGTGGGCGACGCCGACGACGTGTACCTGTGTGTGATCCTGGGCACCATGCTGCACGACATCGGCAACCAGATCCACCGTGTGGGCCACGAGGCCCACGGCGTGGCCCTGGCCCTGCCGATCCTCGACCGGATCATGACGCCGCTGTACCCTGATCCCTTCAAACGCACCAAGGTGCGGTCATTCATCCTGGGCGCGATCAACTGTCACGACCTCAACCCCGCGCCGCTCACGCTGGAGGCCGGGATCACCGCCGTCGCGGACGGCACCGACATCACCAAGGGCCGGGGCCGCAAGGCCTTCTCGCTGGGCAGCGTGGACATCCACTCGATCAGCGCCCTGGCGGTAGACGAGGTCGTGATCGAGCAGGGCCGTTCCATGCCGGTGCTGATCAACGTGACCATGAACAACTCCGGCGGCATCTTCCAAGTCGAGGAGATCCTGGCCCCGAAGGTGATCCGCACGCCCATGCGCCGCTTCGTGGAACTGCGGGCGGCCACCCGCCCCCAGGGCGACGAACAGATCCTGTCGCGCGTGCGGCTGGACGGCGACCACTTCGTCATGGATCTGGACAGTGGCGAGCGCGTTGCTGTCGAGGTCAAGGACACCCAGAAACGCGCTCAGCAGGCCATTGCCGAGCAGCTGGGCGTTCCCAGCGACAGCCGCTGA
- a CDS encoding enoyl-CoA hydratase/isomerase family protein, translated as MTQLDELDFNTVQIDQHGPIAVLTISRPQALNALNAETLGEISQAVDMIVEDAEVGVLIITGAGDRAFVAGADISEFRQVQSVYDGRELALSGQDVMTRISTLPIPVIAAVNGYALGGGLELALACDIRVAATGARLGLPEVTLGLLPGFGGTQRLSRLIGAGRALDLMLTARQVPAEEALAMGLVNYVADDALTRAREVAEQILRNAPVALSLVKEAVRRGLDTTLDAGLEIEADMFGLATATKDFQEGVDAFLNKRRPAFQGE; from the coding sequence ATGACCCAGCTCGACGAACTCGATTTCAATACGGTGCAGATCGACCAGCACGGCCCCATCGCCGTGCTGACCATCAGCCGCCCGCAGGCGCTGAACGCCCTGAACGCCGAGACCCTGGGCGAGATCTCGCAGGCGGTCGACATGATCGTCGAGGACGCCGAGGTCGGCGTGCTGATCATCACCGGGGCCGGCGACCGCGCCTTCGTGGCGGGGGCAGACATCAGCGAGTTCCGGCAGGTGCAGTCCGTGTACGACGGACGGGAACTCGCCCTGTCGGGCCAGGACGTCATGACGCGTATCTCGACCCTGCCCATTCCGGTGATCGCGGCCGTGAACGGCTACGCCCTGGGGGGCGGCCTGGAACTGGCCCTGGCCTGCGACATCCGGGTGGCCGCGACCGGTGCCCGCCTGGGCCTGCCGGAGGTCACGCTGGGGCTGTTGCCGGGCTTCGGCGGCACGCAGCGCCTGTCCCGCCTGATCGGCGCGGGCCGCGCCCTGGACCTGATGCTCACCGCCCGCCAGGTGCCGGCCGAGGAGGCGCTGGCCATGGGCCTCGTGAACTACGTGGCCGACGATGCCCTGACCAGGGCCCGCGAGGTCGCGGAGCAGATCCTCAGGAACGCGCCGGTCGCGCTGTCGCTGGTCAAGGAGGCGGTGCGGCGAGGGCTGGACACCACGCTCGACGCCGGTCTGGAGATCGAGGCAGACATGTTCGGCCTCGCCACGGCCACGAAGGACTTCCAGGAGGGTGTGGATGCCTTCCTGAACAAGCGCCGCCCGGCCTTCCAGGGTGAGTAG
- a CDS encoding purine-nucleoside phosphorylase, whose protein sequence is MTQIHVRAQPGDVAPSVLLPGDPNRARHIAETYLDGARAYTTHRGLLGYTGTYRGVPVSVQTTGMGCPSAAIVAEELARLGATTLIRVGTLGGATPTVAPADLVIATAAVPNDGTTRQLLDGAPYAPAASFDVVHAAVVAARALDVPHHVGLVMTEDAFYASTPAHARLWASRGVLGFEMEASAIFLVAALRGIRAGCLTACSNDIGDPQLVPEDVLAGGVDRMVRVALEATVTLHATDSAAAAVAG, encoded by the coding sequence ATGACCCAGATCCACGTCCGTGCCCAGCCGGGCGACGTCGCTCCCTCTGTCCTGCTGCCCGGCGATCCCAACCGCGCCCGGCACATCGCCGAGACCTATCTGGACGGGGCGCGGGCCTACACCACGCACCGGGGCCTGCTCGGGTACACCGGCACATACCGGGGGGTGCCGGTGTCGGTGCAGACGACCGGCATGGGCTGCCCCAGCGCCGCCATCGTTGCCGAGGAACTCGCCCGGCTGGGGGCAACGACCCTGATCCGGGTGGGTACCCTGGGCGGAGCCACGCCCACGGTCGCGCCCGCCGATCTGGTGATCGCCACGGCCGCCGTGCCCAACGACGGCACCACGCGGCAGCTGCTGGACGGTGCCCCGTACGCCCCGGCGGCCAGCTTCGACGTCGTGCACGCGGCGGTCGTGGCGGCCCGCGCCCTGGACGTGCCACACCACGTCGGCCTCGTCATGACCGAGGACGCCTTCTATGCCAGCACCCCGGCGCACGCCCGACTGTGGGCCTCGCGCGGCGTCCTGGGCTTCGAGATGGAGGCCAGCGCGATCTTCCTCGTCGCGGCGCTGCGCGGCATCCGCGCCGGGTGCCTGACCGCGTGCAGCAACGACATCGGTGATCCGCAGCTCGTGCCCGAGGACGTCCTGGCGGGCGGGGTCGACCGCATGGTGCGGGTGGCGCTGGAGGCCACCGTCACGCTCCACGCCACGGACAGCGCCGCTGCCGCCGTGGCAGGATGA
- a CDS encoding S-layer homology domain-containing protein: MRKSLILMSTLALSLGAASAQDTTTPAAPATTAAPAPVTLSDVPAGHWAKDAVDKIVSCGLIQGFPDGTFRGNENLTRYQAALIFYRLLQSGQLASCGFSAGDMTTITNGMQEVSTELAAIANRVTDLEKLSADQQARITALEEKINAAAAPTASADVTALQARVDALEAAIRNIPAGPAGPAGPAGPVGPAGPAGPAGPAGTSATVTTPAPAPVDTTVPSTTVVIGDTAPEAATNTSSLYAGISAGARTSQDSCTVRGNTVNYCVTAGAMIGSTSVIGPVGARVAAEYQPGNNAVSADVNAMYHLNAGGSLSPYVGAGLGLTSSAARSGTGNTTDLYGNLVLGADYRITSSIAAYIEGDGRYYLSNKGIGAGQGASAATDSRGFGVAVKAGLKFYF; this comes from the coding sequence ATGCGCAAATCACTGATCCTCATGTCCACCCTGGCCCTCAGCCTGGGCGCCGCGAGCGCCCAGGACACCACGACGCCCGCCGCGCCCGCGACGACCGCCGCTCCGGCCCCGGTCACGCTGAGCGACGTTCCGGCCGGTCACTGGGCCAAGGACGCCGTCGACAAGATCGTCTCCTGCGGCCTGATCCAGGGCTTCCCGGACGGCACCTTCCGGGGCAACGAGAACCTGACCCGCTACCAGGCGGCCCTGATCTTCTACCGTCTGCTGCAGTCCGGCCAGCTCGCCAGCTGCGGGTTCAGCGCCGGCGACATGACCACCATCACCAACGGCATGCAGGAAGTCAGCACCGAGCTGGCCGCCATCGCCAACCGCGTGACGGATCTGGAGAAGCTGAGCGCCGACCAACAGGCCCGGATCACGGCCCTGGAAGAGAAGATCAACGCCGCGGCGGCCCCCACGGCCAGCGCCGACGTCACGGCCCTCCAGGCCCGTGTGGACGCCCTGGAAGCCGCGATCCGCAACATCCCCGCAGGCCCTGCGGGTCCGGCCGGCCCGGCGGGTCCTGTGGGCCCCGCAGGTCCTGCGGGCCCGGCGGGCCCCGCCGGCACCAGCGCGACCGTCACCACCCCGGCGCCCGCACCGGTCGACACCACGGTGCCCAGCACCACGGTCGTGATCGGTGACACCGCGCCCGAAGCGGCCACCAACACCAGCAGCCTGTATGCCGGCATCAGCGCCGGTGCCCGCACCAGCCAGGACAGCTGCACCGTGCGCGGCAACACGGTGAACTACTGCGTGACGGCCGGCGCCATGATCGGCAGCACCAGCGTGATCGGCCCGGTGGGTGCCCGCGTGGCCGCCGAGTACCAGCCCGGCAACAACGCCGTGAGTGCCGATGTCAACGCCATGTACCACCTGAATGCCGGCGGCAGCCTGAGCCCCTACGTGGGCGCCGGTCTGGGTCTGACCAGCAGCGCGGCCCGCAGCGGCACGGGCAACACCACCGACCTGTACGGCAACCTGGTGCTGGGTGCGGACTACCGCATCACGTCCTCCATCGCGGCGTACATCGAGGGTGACGGCCGGTACTACCTGAGCAACAAGGGAATAGGTGCGGGCCAGGGCGCTAGTGCGGCCACCGACTCCAGGGGCTTCGGCGTGGCCGTCAAGGCCGGCCTGAAGTTCTACTTCTGA
- a CDS encoding lipopolysaccharide assembly protein LapA domain-containing protein has protein sequence MRLVSFVQVLLLLGIAAYLLLVTLENPATVRLPLPLGGGELTLSVGLAVTVFLLLGAAYAALLLLPPVLREQARRRREGRERARVEDRLTATLQARLGALPAPAAVKPETTDVSPPVMETP, from the coding sequence ATGCGGCTCGTCTCGTTCGTGCAGGTGCTGCTGCTGCTGGGGATCGCGGCCTACCTGCTGCTGGTCACGCTGGAGAACCCGGCCACCGTGCGCCTTCCCCTCCCGCTGGGCGGGGGTGAGCTGACGCTGTCGGTCGGTCTGGCCGTCACGGTGTTCCTGCTGCTGGGGGCCGCGTACGCCGCGCTGCTGCTGCTGCCTCCGGTTCTGCGCGAGCAGGCCCGCCGCCGCCGTGAGGGCCGCGAACGCGCCCGCGTCGAGGATCGCCTGACCGCTACCCTGCAGGCGCGCCTGGGGGCCTTGCCAGCACCGGCGGCGGTGAAACCCGAGACCACCGACGTGTCGCCGCCGGTCATGGAGACGCCGTGA
- a CDS encoding single-stranded-DNA-specific exonuclease RecJ, producing the protein MRAWRVSPPVAQVLSGRHLTPALLDPPLTLTPNPALREAARRLVTAIRAGKRIRIHGDYDADGVSATAVLVLGLRRVGAEVHGFIPHRLNEGYGVHPDKVEEHAGASDVFVTVDCGVTNVAEVAALVARGTEVIVTDHHAPGQDFPAALVVHPHLTDGYDAGLHNLTGAGVAYHLLWAVHEELGAPEPRDLSALATLGTVADVAPLIGENRALVRAGLDALATTELPGLRALLDSGRVKRPSARDVAFILAPRINAAGRLGEADIALTLLTTSSAHEASRLAEYLETRNLERRKLQDDMFTHALAIADPSEPALVVTHPDWHAGVMGIVASKLLETYHKPVFIVAQGKGSVRSTPGISAVGALEDSRALLKRFGGHPGAAGFAIDDVNIAALRDRLHHYVRQFPTPQPRVRLDAPLPVLGATLDLVTETAAFEPFGEGHALPLWHVRDGLTDTRLVGKRGDTLQFRVGPLRGVKYSEPDATPGDRDLASHLVVSEWRGQTRLELHAQALRPPAEMTLDAPPVGVDVPRLVPRDAMQRLGSGGSAYALGGIATYLRDNVPGVTLIAPGDPHPGGELILYTLPGEDDLRRWLTQGRVAFAFGPKTLAELEGALTRHHLTAPPANPLADATLDDRHMQTSADAYRRWQWAHHHRVLDDAGWSASVYAMLGLDVPRAEAEPALVGVTGD; encoded by the coding sequence ATGCGGGCGTGGCGCGTGTCGCCGCCGGTGGCGCAGGTGCTGTCGGGCCGGCACCTCACACCCGCGCTGCTCGACCCCCCCCTGACCCTGACGCCGAATCCGGCGCTGCGCGAGGCGGCCCGGCGGCTGGTCACGGCCATCCGGGCCGGCAAGCGCATCCGGATCCACGGCGACTACGACGCCGACGGCGTGTCGGCCACCGCCGTGCTGGTGCTGGGCCTGCGCCGCGTGGGGGCCGAGGTTCACGGCTTCATCCCGCACCGCCTGAACGAGGGCTACGGAGTGCATCCAGATAAGGTCGAGGAACACGCCGGCGCGAGTGACGTGTTCGTCACGGTGGACTGCGGCGTGACGAACGTGGCCGAGGTCGCCGCGCTGGTGGCCCGGGGCACCGAGGTCATCGTCACGGATCACCACGCTCCCGGTCAGGACTTCCCAGCCGCGCTGGTCGTGCACCCGCACCTCACGGACGGCTACGACGCCGGGCTGCACAACCTGACCGGCGCGGGCGTGGCCTACCACCTGCTGTGGGCCGTGCACGAGGAACTGGGGGCACCCGAACCGCGCGATCTGAGCGCGCTGGCGACCCTGGGCACTGTCGCCGACGTGGCCCCGCTGATCGGCGAGAACCGTGCCCTGGTGCGGGCCGGCCTGGACGCCCTGGCGACCACCGAGCTCCCGGGCCTGCGGGCGCTGCTGGACAGTGGCCGCGTGAAGCGTCCCAGTGCGCGGGACGTGGCCTTCATCCTCGCGCCGCGCATCAACGCCGCCGGCCGCCTGGGCGAGGCCGACATCGCCCTGACGCTCCTGACCACATCCAGCGCCCACGAGGCGAGCCGACTTGCGGAATACCTGGAGACGCGCAATCTGGAGCGCCGCAAGCTCCAGGACGACATGTTCACCCACGCGCTGGCCATTGCCGACCCCAGCGAGCCCGCGCTGGTGGTCACGCACCCGGACTGGCACGCAGGGGTGATGGGTATCGTGGCGAGCAAGCTGCTGGAGACCTACCACAAGCCGGTGTTCATCGTCGCCCAGGGCAAGGGCTCGGTGCGGAGCACGCCGGGGATCAGCGCTGTCGGCGCCCTGGAGGACAGCCGCGCCCTCCTGAAGCGCTTCGGCGGGCACCCCGGCGCGGCGGGCTTCGCCATCGACGACGTGAACATCGCGGCGCTGCGCGACCGTCTTCACCACTACGTGCGGCAGTTCCCGACTCCCCAGCCCCGCGTGCGCCTGGACGCTCCCCTGCCCGTGCTGGGCGCGACACTGGATCTGGTGACCGAGACGGCCGCCTTCGAACCCTTCGGCGAGGGCCACGCCCTGCCGCTGTGGCACGTGCGCGACGGACTCACCGATACGCGGCTGGTCGGCAAGCGCGGCGACACCCTCCAGTTCCGGGTCGGCCCGCTGCGTGGCGTGAAGTACAGCGAGCCGGACGCCACCCCCGGCGACCGTGACCTCGCGTCGCATCTGGTGGTCAGCGAGTGGCGCGGGCAGACGCGGCTGGAGCTGCACGCCCAGGCGCTGCGCCCCCCGGCCGAGATGACCCTGGACGCGCCCCCGGTGGGCGTGGACGTGCCCCGTCTGGTGCCCAGGGATGCCATGCAGCGCCTGGGTTCCGGCGGGTCTGCATACGCCCTGGGCGGGATCGCCACCTACCTGCGCGACAACGTGCCCGGCGTGACCCTGATCGCTCCCGGCGACCCGCATCCCGGCGGCGAGCTGATCCTGTATACCCTGCCCGGCGAGGACGACCTGCGCCGCTGGCTCACGCAGGGGCGGGTGGCCTTCGCCTTTGGCCCCAAGACCCTGGCCGAGCTGGAAGGTGCCCTGACCCGTCACCACCTGACCGCGCCCCCGGCCAACCCCCTGGCCGACGCCACGCTGGACGACCGGCACATGCAGACCAGTGCCGACGCCTACCGCCGCTGGCAGTGGGCCCACCACCACCGCGTGCTCGACGACGCCGGCTGGAGCGCCAGCGTGTACGCCATGCTGGGGCTGGACGTGCCACGGGCTGAGGCGGAACCGGCACTCGTGGGGGTCACAGGGGACTGA
- a CDS encoding acetyl-CoA C-acetyltransferase, whose protein sequence is MDNLVIVAARRTPIGSFLGSLKDVTAAQLGVTAAKAVLEGVNGADVADVIVGNVLQAGQGMNVGRQVGMGAGLPQDVPGLTVNRVCGSGLQAVISAAQAIRAGDGQLYVAGGTESMSRAPYLLPRAREGYRLGHGQLVDSILSEGLTDVFGDYHMGITAENIAAQWGITREEQDAFALESQTRAAAALEHRHFAAELVSVEVPGKKGPTVFDTDEYPRATSLEALGKLKPAFKKDGTVTAGNASGLNDGAAILLIATPEYAHAHGLPVLAEIASYAAIGVDPAIMGIGPARAVPIALERAGLTVADVDLFELNEAFAAQSLAVVRDLNADPARVNVTGGAVALGHPIGASGARVLVTLIHALRRTGKEHGVASLCIGGGMGVAMVVRAR, encoded by the coding sequence ATGGACAATCTGGTGATCGTGGCGGCACGGCGCACGCCGATCGGGAGCTTCCTGGGCAGCCTGAAGGACGTGACGGCCGCGCAGCTGGGCGTGACGGCGGCGAAGGCCGTGCTGGAGGGCGTGAACGGCGCGGACGTGGCCGACGTGATCGTGGGCAACGTGCTCCAGGCGGGGCAGGGCATGAACGTGGGCCGGCAGGTCGGGATGGGCGCGGGCCTGCCGCAGGACGTGCCGGGCCTGACGGTGAACCGCGTGTGCGGCAGCGGCCTGCAGGCCGTGATCAGCGCCGCACAGGCCATCCGCGCCGGTGACGGTCAGCTGTACGTGGCGGGCGGCACGGAGTCCATGAGCCGCGCCCCGTACCTGCTGCCCCGCGCCCGCGAGGGCTACCGCCTGGGCCACGGGCAGCTCGTGGACTCGATCCTGTCCGAGGGGCTGACCGACGTGTTCGGGGACTACCACATGGGCATCACGGCCGAGAACATCGCCGCGCAGTGGGGCATCACGCGCGAGGAGCAGGACGCCTTCGCGCTGGAGAGCCAGACCCGCGCCGCCGCTGCGCTGGAGCACCGGCATTTCGCCGCCGAGCTGGTCAGTGTGGAGGTGCCCGGAAAGAAGGGCCCGACCGTGTTCGACACGGACGAGTACCCCCGCGCGACCTCCCTGGAGGCGTTGGGCAAGCTGAAACCCGCCTTCAAGAAGGACGGCACGGTGACCGCCGGGAACGCCAGCGGCCTGAACGACGGCGCGGCCATACTGTTGATCGCCACGCCCGAGTACGCCCACGCCCACGGCCTGCCGGTGCTCGCCGAGATCGCCAGCTACGCCGCCATCGGCGTCGATCCGGCCATCATGGGCATCGGGCCCGCGAGGGCCGTGCCCATCGCCCTGGAACGCGCGGGCCTGACCGTGGCCGACGTGGATCTCTTCGAACTGAACGAGGCCTTCGCCGCGCAGTCCCTGGCCGTCGTGCGCGACCTGAACGCCGACCCGGCCCGCGTGAACGTCACCGGGGGCGCGGTCGCGCTGGGGCATCCCATCGGCGCGAGCGGGGCGCGGGTGCTCGTCACGCTGATCCACGCGCTGCGCCGCACCGGCAAGGAACACGGCGTCGCCAGCCTGTGCATCGGCGGCGGCATGGGCGTGGCGATGGTGGTACGGGCGAGGTAG
- a CDS encoding alpha-glucosidase, whose protein sequence is MEQPDGAWWRRSTVYQIYPKSFMDSDGDGVGDLRGITSKLDYLHALGVDVVWLCPVYPHGGVDGGYDITDYRAIAPEFGTLADWQELLAGLHARGMRLVMDLVVNHTSDRHPWFLEARSSTDSPYRDYYLWQPGRDSGPPSNWGSHFGGSAWQLDPATGESYLHLFAPEQPDLNWENPRVRREVYDLMTFWLELGIDGFRMDTINMLSKVPGYPDTAPGADYAYPLAEEHFLNGPRLLDYLREMRAEVLSKYDVMTVGETPGTTPEQAAVLTDPQTGPLDMVFQFDHMAVDKDTTSARPRWTTVPYAVPELKRVLGRWQTGLHGRGWNSLYLGNHDVPRMVSRFGDDGEHRVASAKMLATLLFTLQGTPYVYQGDELGMPNARFTSIDDYRDVDTLNLYREDVTQGGRDPAEVLAMIHAKGRDNARTPMPWTAGEHAGFTTGTPWIPLNPTYPDINAEAAIADPDSVYWYYRDLIRLRREHPAIVDGRYDDLRPTHDTLYAYLRTHAQEQLLVLLNFGGAVLDLDGVLELPANAELLIGNYAAPGEVPPGVLQPWEARVYVTRTVEETGTPG, encoded by the coding sequence ATGGAACAGCCAGACGGGGCGTGGTGGCGGCGCAGCACCGTGTACCAGATCTATCCCAAGTCCTTCATGGACAGTGACGGCGACGGCGTGGGCGACCTGCGCGGCATCACCTCGAAACTCGACTACCTGCATGCGCTCGGCGTGGACGTCGTGTGGCTGTGCCCGGTCTACCCGCACGGCGGCGTGGACGGCGGCTACGACATCACCGACTACCGCGCCATCGCGCCGGAGTTCGGCACGCTCGCCGACTGGCAGGAACTCCTGGCCGGGCTGCACGCGCGCGGCATGCGGCTGGTCATGGATCTGGTGGTCAACCACACCAGCGACCGCCACCCGTGGTTCCTGGAGGCCCGGTCGTCCACCGACAGTCCGTACCGCGACTACTACCTGTGGCAGCCGGGCAGGGACAGCGGGCCGCCCAGCAACTGGGGCTCCCACTTCGGCGGCAGCGCGTGGCAGCTCGACCCCGCCACCGGCGAGTCCTACCTGCACCTCTTCGCGCCCGAGCAGCCCGACCTGAACTGGGAGAATCCCCGCGTGCGGCGCGAGGTGTACGACCTGATGACCTTCTGGCTGGAACTCGGCATCGACGGCTTCCGCATGGACACCATCAACATGCTCTCGAAGGTGCCGGGCTACCCGGACACCGCGCCCGGCGCGGACTACGCCTACCCCCTGGCCGAGGAGCACTTCCTGAACGGCCCGCGTCTGCTGGACTACCTGCGCGAGATGAGGGCAGAAGTGCTGTCAAAGTACGACGTCATGACGGTCGGCGAGACGCCCGGCACCACCCCCGAGCAGGCCGCCGTCCTGACCGACCCGCAGACCGGCCCGCTGGACATGGTCTTCCAGTTCGACCATATGGCCGTCGACAAGGACACCACGAGCGCCCGCCCCCGCTGGACGACCGTGCCCTACGCCGTGCCGGAACTCAAGCGGGTGCTGGGCCGCTGGCAGACCGGCCTGCACGGCCGCGGCTGGAACTCCCTGTACCTGGGGAACCACGACGTGCCCCGGATGGTCTCCCGCTTCGGCGACGACGGCGAGCACCGCGTCGCCTCCGCCAAGATGCTCGCCACGCTGCTGTTCACCCTCCAGGGCACCCCGTACGTGTACCAGGGCGACGAACTCGGGATGCCCAACGCGCGCTTCACGTCCATCGACGACTACCGCGACGTGGACACCCTGAACCTCTACCGCGAGGACGTCACGCAGGGGGGCCGCGATCCGGCCGAGGTGCTGGCGATGATCCACGCCAAGGGCCGCGACAACGCCCGCACGCCCATGCCGTGGACGGCCGGCGAGCACGCGGGCTTCACGACCGGCACTCCGTGGATTCCGCTGAACCCCACGTATCCCGACATCAACGCCGAGGCCGCCATCGCCGACCCGGACAGCGTGTACTGGTACTACCGCGACCTGATCCGCCTGCGCCGCGAACACCCCGCCATCGTGGACGGCCGGTACGACGACCTGCGCCCGACCCACGACACGCTGTACGCCTACCTGCGCACCCACGCGCAGGAGCAGCTGCTGGTGCTCCTGAACTTCGGCGGCGCGGTGCTCGATCTGGACGGCGTGCTGGAGCTTCCGGCCAATGCGGAACTGCTGATCGGCAACTACGCCGCGCCGGGCGAGGTGCCGCCGGGCGTCCTCCAGCCGTGGGAAGCGCGGGTGTATGTCACGCGTACGGTGGAGGAGACGGGCACACCGGGCTGA
- a CDS encoding ankyrin repeat domain-containing protein gives MTSEAERELFLAIQASDDAQVRALVRAEPTLLRAVSPMGVSPVLFATYYGRHDVARVLVEEGAPLDVFEAAAVGDIGRVQALLADEADVNAVSGDGFSALGLAAFFGRADVARVLLERGADVNAVSTNAMQVRPLHSAVAGNHDALARELVAAGADVNAVQQGDFTPLMGAAQHGNAALVAFLLAAGARADAATTDGRTAADLAREEGHVAVLNML, from the coding sequence ATGACCTCCGAGGCCGAGCGGGAGCTGTTCCTGGCGATCCAGGCAAGCGACGACGCGCAGGTGCGCGCCCTGGTGCGCGCGGAGCCGACGCTGCTGCGGGCCGTGAGCCCCATGGGCGTGTCGCCGGTGCTGTTCGCCACGTACTACGGCAGACACGACGTGGCCCGCGTGCTCGTCGAGGAGGGCGCGCCGCTCGACGTGTTCGAGGCGGCGGCAGTGGGCGACATCGGGCGCGTGCAGGCCCTGCTGGCGGACGAGGCGGATGTCAACGCGGTCAGCGGCGACGGCTTCTCGGCGCTGGGCCTCGCGGCCTTCTTCGGCAGGGCGGATGTGGCGCGGGTGCTGCTGGAGCGCGGTGCGGACGTGAACGCGGTGAGCACGAACGCCATGCAGGTGCGGCCCCTGCACTCGGCGGTGGCGGGCAACCACGACGCGCTGGCCCGCGAGCTGGTGGCGGCGGGCGCGGACGTGAATGCCGTGCAGCAAGGCGACTTCACGCCCCTGATGGGCGCGGCGCAGCACGGCAACGCGGCGCTCGTGGCGTTCCTGCTGGCTGCCGGGGCGCGGGCGGACGCGGCCACGACGGACGGCCGCACGGCCGCCGACCTCGCGCGCGAGGAGGGGCATGTGGCCGTCCTGAACATGCTGTGA
- a CDS encoding Rieske 2Fe-2S domain-containing protein, protein MSERVEVGRTDAMPEGWQGTVDVDGVGVLVVKFEGQFYALRNNCTHKDFPLLGGDVSMGRITCEKHGAKFELATGRAKTLPAVKAVRIYATETEDGVLYVRPL, encoded by the coding sequence ATGAGCGAGCGGGTCGAGGTGGGACGCACGGACGCCATGCCCGAGGGCTGGCAGGGCACGGTGGACGTGGACGGCGTGGGCGTGCTCGTCGTGAAGTTCGAGGGGCAGTTCTACGCCCTGCGCAACAACTGCACCCACAAGGACTTCCCGCTGCTGGGCGGCGACGTGTCCATGGGCCGGATCACCTGCGAGAAGCACGGCGCGAAGTTCGAGCTCGCGACCGGCAGGGCGAAGACGCTGCCCGCCGTGAAGGCCGTGCGGATCTACGCCACGGAAACAGAGGACGGCGTGCTGTACGTCCGTCCCCTGTAG